The following are encoded in a window of Manihot esculenta cultivar AM560-2 chromosome 8, M.esculenta_v8, whole genome shotgun sequence genomic DNA:
- the LOC110621767 gene encoding protein MEI2-like 4 isoform X2: protein MTLLFWGLWIFRCQSSCHLKQRVHQRRIGFGKLDTMPDHHGHATGKSVAVLPLENLGAVGCQTAKSLGLHHSFLVRDQKLNHSLIRQAAGTGMAMSQSSTLLRPVVHETRSSFNGQSASCFPEGGKVDMIATQYENSLFSSSLSDLFSRQVRLSSSNIPHVHSVGTIASHFEDGEPFESLEEIEAQTIGNLLPSDDDLFRGITDKLDNINQSNSKDDMEELDFFNSVGGLDLGDDRPATQNDIEFPGAFSNGQPGLSNGSKAGQHPHGEHPSRTLFVRNLDSNVEDSELRALFEQYGDIHTLYTSCKHRGFVMISYYDIRAARIAMKALQDRTLGHRKLDIHYSIPKDNPSDKDINKGTLIAFNLDSSISNDELHQIFGVYGEIKVIRGSPHRSHYKFIEFYDLRAAEGALHALNRSNIAGKQIKLEPCYTGGSRCWLEHDKYGPHAHQSSAPNNSAEYGPVISRSMNNASTLGLPSATQAPFLESECSSVPNSLSSLLRVESAGNQTGLAEPGRMQGQLNFDFQGTQIFHPRSLPEYHNGLKSVLHCNSLGSMTTNTSQKPLERIDNRQSHKTGTDGRSIEFNDGVFGSTVNGSPSLPGHNCAWDNSYHPHSPGLIWPSSPSFVNGISMAHPRLRLHGPPGAPPPVLNSILPINNHHVGSAPTVNSSLWERRAYAAESLKTSGFHPGSLGSLRVSHNSLQSMELLSPTMFPNVAGNYVDLSNPPEHVGFQPHHQRSPVFSGRSRMIPTTNSFDSPNERGRSRRNEVSSNQADKKQYELDIDRILQGEDNRTTLMIKNIPNKYTSKMLLATIDEHHKGTYDFIYLPIDFKNKCNVGYAFINMIAPSQIIPFYQVFNGKKWEKFNSEKVASLAYARIQGKAALVAHFQNSSLMNEDKRCRPILFNTDGPNAGDQVPFPLGHNVRTRTGIPKTITHEENEQGCLLSLANREDPLNGDASSGSGKESD from the exons ATGACATTACTGTTTTGGGGTTTATGGATTTTTAGATGTCAATCATCATGCCATCTGAAGCAAAGAGTTCACCAG AGACGCATTGGGTTTGGGAAGTTGGATACCATGCCTGATCATCATGGACATG CCACTGGGAAATCCGTAGCTGTGTTACCCCTGGAAAATCTTGGAGCTGTGGGTTGTCAGACAGCAAAGTCACTTGGACTTCATCATTCTTTCCTAGTGCGGGATCAGAAATTGAATCATAGCTTAATTAGGCAAGCAGCGGGAACAGGGATGGCAATGAGTCAGTCGTCAACTTTGTTGAGACCTGTGGTCCATGAGACAAGATCCAGTTTTAATGGACAGTCAGCATCTTGTTTCCCCGAAGGTGGCAAAGTTGACATGATAGCAACTCAGTATGAGAATAGTCTCTTCTCAAGCTCATTATCAGATTTATTTAGTAGACAGG TGAGATTATCCTCAAGCAATATACCACATGTCCATTCTGTTGGTACTATTGCCTCCCACTTTGAGGATGGTGAACCTTTTGAATCCCTTGAAGAAATTGAGGCCCAAACCATTGGAAACCTTCTTCCTAGTGATGATGACTTGTTTAGGGGAATAACTGATAAGCTGGACAATATCAACCAATCCAATAGCAAAGATGATATGGAGGAGTTGGACTTTTTCAACAGTGTTGGTGGATTGGATTTGGGAGATGATAGACCTGCAACACAGAATGATATTGAATTTCCAGGAGCATTTTCTAATGGTCAGCCAGGGCTCAGCAATGGTTCAAAAGCTGGACAACACCCTCACGGTGAACACCCTTCTCGAACTCTTTTTGTGAGAAATCTAGATAGCAATGTTGAAGATTCTGAGTTAAGAGCCTTATTTGAG CAATATGGAGATATCCATACTCTTTATACATCTTGCAAGCATCGTGGTTTTGTTATGATCTCCTATTATGATATTCGAGCTGCAAGGATTGCAATGAAAGCACTTCAGGATAGAACACTTGGGCATAGGAAACTTGATATTCACTACTCAATCCCAAAG GACAACCCCTCAGATAAAGATATTAATAAGGGGACCCTTATTGCTTTCAACCTTGATTCTTCCATTTCAAATGATGAACTTCATCAGATTTTTGGTGTATATGGAGAAATTAAGGTG ATTCGCGGAAGCCCACACAGAAGTCATTACAAATTCATTGAATTTTACGATCTTAGAGCTGCAGAAGGTGCTCTTCATGCGTTGAACAGGAGTAATATTGCAGGGAAGCAAATTAAGCTTGAGCCATGCTATACAGGGGGTTCAAGATG TTGGTTGGAACATGATAAGTATGGCCCTCATGCACATCAGAGTAGCGCTCCCAATAACTCAGCAGAGTATGGCCCTG TTATTTCCCGTAGCATGAATAATGCAAGTACCTTGGGACTACCGTCTGCAACACAAGCCCCATTTCTGGAATCTGAATGTTCTAGTGTTCCTAATAGCTTGTCCTCTCTTTTGAGGGTTGAATCAGCTGGTAATCAAACTGGCCTTGCTGAGCCTGGTCGCATGCAGGGTCAATTAAACTTTGATTTTCAAGGCACACAAATTTTTCATCCTCGTTCACTTCCAGAATACCATAATGGTTTGAAAAGCGTTCTTCACTGCAATTCTCTTGGCAGCATGACTACAAACACAAGTCAAAAGCCCCTTGAAAGAATTGATAACAGGCAGTCACACAAAACTGGCACAGATGGACGCTCAATTGAATTCAATGATGGGG TTTTTGGATCCACTGTTAATGGAAGCCCCTCTCTTCCTGGACATAATTGTGCATGGGATAACTCCTATCACCCACATTCTCCAGGCTTGATATGGCCAAGTTCACCATCCTTTGTCAATGGAATTTCAATGGCTCATCCCAGACTGCGGCTACATGGACCTCCTGGAGCACCACCTCCTGTTCTTAACTCCATTTTACCTATAAATAACCACCATGTGGGATCAGCTCCAACTGTTAATTCCTCTCTCTGGGAGAGACGCGCTTATGCAGCGGAATCTCTTAAGACTTCTGGTTTTCATCCAGGTTCCCTTGGGAGCTTGAGAGTTTCTCATAACTCACTGCAGTCTATGGAACTTTTATCTCCTACCATGTTCCCGAATGTTGCTGGTAACTATGTGGACTTGTCAAATCCCCCTGAACATGTAGGATTCCAACCACACCATCAGAGATCCCCAGTTTTCTCTGGCAGGAGCCGAATGATTCCTACGACCAATTCATTTGACTCTCCAAATGAACGTGGAAGGAGCCGAAGAAATGAAGTCAGTAGTAACCAGGCTGACAAGAAACAGTATGAACTTGATATAGATCGCATACTGCAAGGGGAAGATAACCGAACCACACTTATGATTAAGAATATACCTAACAA GTATACTTCAAAAATGCTTCTGGCTACAATTGACGAACACCATAAAGGAACTTATGATTTCATTTATCTACCAATTGATTTCAAG AATAAGTGCAATGTGGGGTATGCATTTATCAATATGATTGCCCCAAGCCAGATAATTCCATTCTATCAG GTGTTTAATGGAAAGAAATGGGAGAAATTCAATAGTGAAAAGGTAGCATCACTTGCATATGCTCGCATACAAGGAAAAGCTGCTCTCGTTGCACATTTCCAGAATTCAAGCTTGATGAATGAGGATAAACGATGCCGACCCATTCTATTCAATACTGATGGCCCCAATGCTGGTGATCAG GTGCCTTTTCCATTGGGGCATAATGTCCGAACTAGAACTGGGATACCTAAAACCATTACACATGAGGAGAACGAGCAAGGATGTCTGCTAAGTTTGGCAAACAGGGAGGATCCCTTGAATGGGGATGCTTCATCAGGGTCTGGTAAGGAATCTGACTGA
- the LOC110621767 gene encoding protein MEI2-like 4 isoform X4, translating to MAMSQSSTLLRPVVHETRSSFNGQSASCFPEGGKVDMIATQYENSLFSSSLSDLFSRQVRLSSSNIPHVHSVGTIASHFEDGEPFESLEEIEAQTIGNLLPSDDDLFRGITDKLDNINQSNSKDDMEELDFFNSVGGLDLGDDRPATQNDIEFPGAFSNGQPGLSNGSKAGQHPHGEHPSRTLFVRNLDSNVEDSELRALFEQYGDIHTLYTSCKHRGFVMISYYDIRAARIAMKALQDRTLGHRKLDIHYSIPKDNPSDKDINKGTLIAFNLDSSISNDELHQIFGVYGEIKVIRGSPHRSHYKFIEFYDLRAAEGALHALNRSNIAGKQIKLEPCYTGGSRCWLEHDKYGPHAHQSSAPNNSAEYGPVISRSMNNASTLGLPSATQAPFLESECSSVPNSLSSLLRVESAGNQTGLAEPGRMQGQLNFDFQGTQIFHPRSLPEYHNGLKSVLHCNSLGSMTTNTSQKPLERIDNRQSHKTGTDGRSIEFNDGVFGSTVNGSPSLPGHNCAWDNSYHPHSPGLIWPSSPSFVNGISMAHPRLRLHGPPGAPPPVLNSILPINNHHVGSAPTVNSSLWERRAYAAESLKTSGFHPGSLGSLRVSHNSLQSMELLSPTMFPNVAGNYVDLSNPPEHVGFQPHHQRSPVFSGRSRMIPTTNSFDSPNERGRSRRNEVSSNQADKKQYELDIDRILQGEDNRTTLMIKNIPNKYTSKMLLATIDEHHKGTYDFIYLPIDFKNKCNVGYAFINMIAPSQIIPFYQVFNGKKWEKFNSEKVASLAYARIQGKAALVAHFQNSSLMNEDKRCRPILFNTDGPNAGDQVPFPLGHNVRTRTGIPKTITHEENEQGCLLSLANREDPLNGDASSGSGKESD from the exons ATGGCAATGAGTCAGTCGTCAACTTTGTTGAGACCTGTGGTCCATGAGACAAGATCCAGTTTTAATGGACAGTCAGCATCTTGTTTCCCCGAAGGTGGCAAAGTTGACATGATAGCAACTCAGTATGAGAATAGTCTCTTCTCAAGCTCATTATCAGATTTATTTAGTAGACAGG TGAGATTATCCTCAAGCAATATACCACATGTCCATTCTGTTGGTACTATTGCCTCCCACTTTGAGGATGGTGAACCTTTTGAATCCCTTGAAGAAATTGAGGCCCAAACCATTGGAAACCTTCTTCCTAGTGATGATGACTTGTTTAGGGGAATAACTGATAAGCTGGACAATATCAACCAATCCAATAGCAAAGATGATATGGAGGAGTTGGACTTTTTCAACAGTGTTGGTGGATTGGATTTGGGAGATGATAGACCTGCAACACAGAATGATATTGAATTTCCAGGAGCATTTTCTAATGGTCAGCCAGGGCTCAGCAATGGTTCAAAAGCTGGACAACACCCTCACGGTGAACACCCTTCTCGAACTCTTTTTGTGAGAAATCTAGATAGCAATGTTGAAGATTCTGAGTTAAGAGCCTTATTTGAG CAATATGGAGATATCCATACTCTTTATACATCTTGCAAGCATCGTGGTTTTGTTATGATCTCCTATTATGATATTCGAGCTGCAAGGATTGCAATGAAAGCACTTCAGGATAGAACACTTGGGCATAGGAAACTTGATATTCACTACTCAATCCCAAAG GACAACCCCTCAGATAAAGATATTAATAAGGGGACCCTTATTGCTTTCAACCTTGATTCTTCCATTTCAAATGATGAACTTCATCAGATTTTTGGTGTATATGGAGAAATTAAGGTG ATTCGCGGAAGCCCACACAGAAGTCATTACAAATTCATTGAATTTTACGATCTTAGAGCTGCAGAAGGTGCTCTTCATGCGTTGAACAGGAGTAATATTGCAGGGAAGCAAATTAAGCTTGAGCCATGCTATACAGGGGGTTCAAGATG TTGGTTGGAACATGATAAGTATGGCCCTCATGCACATCAGAGTAGCGCTCCCAATAACTCAGCAGAGTATGGCCCTG TTATTTCCCGTAGCATGAATAATGCAAGTACCTTGGGACTACCGTCTGCAACACAAGCCCCATTTCTGGAATCTGAATGTTCTAGTGTTCCTAATAGCTTGTCCTCTCTTTTGAGGGTTGAATCAGCTGGTAATCAAACTGGCCTTGCTGAGCCTGGTCGCATGCAGGGTCAATTAAACTTTGATTTTCAAGGCACACAAATTTTTCATCCTCGTTCACTTCCAGAATACCATAATGGTTTGAAAAGCGTTCTTCACTGCAATTCTCTTGGCAGCATGACTACAAACACAAGTCAAAAGCCCCTTGAAAGAATTGATAACAGGCAGTCACACAAAACTGGCACAGATGGACGCTCAATTGAATTCAATGATGGGG TTTTTGGATCCACTGTTAATGGAAGCCCCTCTCTTCCTGGACATAATTGTGCATGGGATAACTCCTATCACCCACATTCTCCAGGCTTGATATGGCCAAGTTCACCATCCTTTGTCAATGGAATTTCAATGGCTCATCCCAGACTGCGGCTACATGGACCTCCTGGAGCACCACCTCCTGTTCTTAACTCCATTTTACCTATAAATAACCACCATGTGGGATCAGCTCCAACTGTTAATTCCTCTCTCTGGGAGAGACGCGCTTATGCAGCGGAATCTCTTAAGACTTCTGGTTTTCATCCAGGTTCCCTTGGGAGCTTGAGAGTTTCTCATAACTCACTGCAGTCTATGGAACTTTTATCTCCTACCATGTTCCCGAATGTTGCTGGTAACTATGTGGACTTGTCAAATCCCCCTGAACATGTAGGATTCCAACCACACCATCAGAGATCCCCAGTTTTCTCTGGCAGGAGCCGAATGATTCCTACGACCAATTCATTTGACTCTCCAAATGAACGTGGAAGGAGCCGAAGAAATGAAGTCAGTAGTAACCAGGCTGACAAGAAACAGTATGAACTTGATATAGATCGCATACTGCAAGGGGAAGATAACCGAACCACACTTATGATTAAGAATATACCTAACAA GTATACTTCAAAAATGCTTCTGGCTACAATTGACGAACACCATAAAGGAACTTATGATTTCATTTATCTACCAATTGATTTCAAG AATAAGTGCAATGTGGGGTATGCATTTATCAATATGATTGCCCCAAGCCAGATAATTCCATTCTATCAG GTGTTTAATGGAAAGAAATGGGAGAAATTCAATAGTGAAAAGGTAGCATCACTTGCATATGCTCGCATACAAGGAAAAGCTGCTCTCGTTGCACATTTCCAGAATTCAAGCTTGATGAATGAGGATAAACGATGCCGACCCATTCTATTCAATACTGATGGCCCCAATGCTGGTGATCAG GTGCCTTTTCCATTGGGGCATAATGTCCGAACTAGAACTGGGATACCTAAAACCATTACACATGAGGAGAACGAGCAAGGATGTCTGCTAAGTTTGGCAAACAGGGAGGATCCCTTGAATGGGGATGCTTCATCAGGGTCTGGTAAGGAATCTGACTGA
- the LOC110621767 gene encoding protein MEI2-like 4 isoform X3, whose amino-acid sequence MSIIMPSEAKSSPGLSSLSFFSEDASLASERRIGFGKLDTMPDHHGHATGKSVAVLPLENLGAVGCQTAKSLGLHHSFLVRDQKLNHSLIRQAAGTGMAMSQSSTLLRPVVHETRSSFNGQSASCFPEGGKVDMIATQYENSLFSSSLSDLFSRQVRLSSSNIPHVHSVGTIASHFEDGEPFESLEEIEAQTIGNLLPSDDDLFRGITDKLDNINQSNSKDDMEELDFFNSVGGLDLGDDRPATQNDIEFPGAFSNGQPGLSNGSKAGQHPHGEHPSRTLFVRNLDSNVEDSELRALFEQYGDIHTLYTSCKHRGFVMISYYDIRAARIAMKALQDRTLGHRKLDIHYSIPKDNPSDKDINKGTLIAFNLDSSISNDELHQIFGVYGEIKVIRGSPHRSHYKFIEFYDLRAAEGALHALNRSNIAGKQIKLEPCYTGGSRCWLEHDKYGPHAHQSSAPNNSAEYGPVISRSMNNASTLGLPSATQAPFLESECSSVPNSLSSLLRVESAGNQTGLAEPGRMQGQLNFDFQGTQIFHPRSLPEYHNGLKSVLHCNSLGSMTTNTSQKPLERIDNRQSHKTGTDGRSIEFNDGVFGSTVNGSPSLPGHNCAWDNSYHPHSPGLIWPSSPSFVNGISMAHPRLRLHGPPGAPPPVLNSILPINNHHVGSAPTVNSSLWERRAYAAESLKTSGFHPGSLGSLRVSHNSLQSMELLSPTMFPNVAGNYVDLSNPPEHVGFQPHHQRSPVFSGRSRMIPTTNSFDSPNERGRSRRNEVSSNQADKKQYELDIDRILQGEDNRTTLMIKNIPNKYTSKMLLATIDEHHKGTYDFIYLPIDFKVFNGKKWEKFNSEKVASLAYARIQGKAALVAHFQNSSLMNEDKRCRPILFNTDGPNAGDQVPFPLGHNVRTRTGIPKTITHEENEQGCLLSLANREDPLNGDASSGSGKESD is encoded by the exons ATGTCAATCATCATGCCATCTGAAGCAAAGAGTTCACCAGGTTTGTCCTCATTATCGTTCTTCTCTGAGGATGCATCTTTGGCTAGTGAG AGACGCATTGGGTTTGGGAAGTTGGATACCATGCCTGATCATCATGGACATG CCACTGGGAAATCCGTAGCTGTGTTACCCCTGGAAAATCTTGGAGCTGTGGGTTGTCAGACAGCAAAGTCACTTGGACTTCATCATTCTTTCCTAGTGCGGGATCAGAAATTGAATCATAGCTTAATTAGGCAAGCAGCGGGAACAGGGATGGCAATGAGTCAGTCGTCAACTTTGTTGAGACCTGTGGTCCATGAGACAAGATCCAGTTTTAATGGACAGTCAGCATCTTGTTTCCCCGAAGGTGGCAAAGTTGACATGATAGCAACTCAGTATGAGAATAGTCTCTTCTCAAGCTCATTATCAGATTTATTTAGTAGACAGG TGAGATTATCCTCAAGCAATATACCACATGTCCATTCTGTTGGTACTATTGCCTCCCACTTTGAGGATGGTGAACCTTTTGAATCCCTTGAAGAAATTGAGGCCCAAACCATTGGAAACCTTCTTCCTAGTGATGATGACTTGTTTAGGGGAATAACTGATAAGCTGGACAATATCAACCAATCCAATAGCAAAGATGATATGGAGGAGTTGGACTTTTTCAACAGTGTTGGTGGATTGGATTTGGGAGATGATAGACCTGCAACACAGAATGATATTGAATTTCCAGGAGCATTTTCTAATGGTCAGCCAGGGCTCAGCAATGGTTCAAAAGCTGGACAACACCCTCACGGTGAACACCCTTCTCGAACTCTTTTTGTGAGAAATCTAGATAGCAATGTTGAAGATTCTGAGTTAAGAGCCTTATTTGAG CAATATGGAGATATCCATACTCTTTATACATCTTGCAAGCATCGTGGTTTTGTTATGATCTCCTATTATGATATTCGAGCTGCAAGGATTGCAATGAAAGCACTTCAGGATAGAACACTTGGGCATAGGAAACTTGATATTCACTACTCAATCCCAAAG GACAACCCCTCAGATAAAGATATTAATAAGGGGACCCTTATTGCTTTCAACCTTGATTCTTCCATTTCAAATGATGAACTTCATCAGATTTTTGGTGTATATGGAGAAATTAAGGTG ATTCGCGGAAGCCCACACAGAAGTCATTACAAATTCATTGAATTTTACGATCTTAGAGCTGCAGAAGGTGCTCTTCATGCGTTGAACAGGAGTAATATTGCAGGGAAGCAAATTAAGCTTGAGCCATGCTATACAGGGGGTTCAAGATG TTGGTTGGAACATGATAAGTATGGCCCTCATGCACATCAGAGTAGCGCTCCCAATAACTCAGCAGAGTATGGCCCTG TTATTTCCCGTAGCATGAATAATGCAAGTACCTTGGGACTACCGTCTGCAACACAAGCCCCATTTCTGGAATCTGAATGTTCTAGTGTTCCTAATAGCTTGTCCTCTCTTTTGAGGGTTGAATCAGCTGGTAATCAAACTGGCCTTGCTGAGCCTGGTCGCATGCAGGGTCAATTAAACTTTGATTTTCAAGGCACACAAATTTTTCATCCTCGTTCACTTCCAGAATACCATAATGGTTTGAAAAGCGTTCTTCACTGCAATTCTCTTGGCAGCATGACTACAAACACAAGTCAAAAGCCCCTTGAAAGAATTGATAACAGGCAGTCACACAAAACTGGCACAGATGGACGCTCAATTGAATTCAATGATGGGG TTTTTGGATCCACTGTTAATGGAAGCCCCTCTCTTCCTGGACATAATTGTGCATGGGATAACTCCTATCACCCACATTCTCCAGGCTTGATATGGCCAAGTTCACCATCCTTTGTCAATGGAATTTCAATGGCTCATCCCAGACTGCGGCTACATGGACCTCCTGGAGCACCACCTCCTGTTCTTAACTCCATTTTACCTATAAATAACCACCATGTGGGATCAGCTCCAACTGTTAATTCCTCTCTCTGGGAGAGACGCGCTTATGCAGCGGAATCTCTTAAGACTTCTGGTTTTCATCCAGGTTCCCTTGGGAGCTTGAGAGTTTCTCATAACTCACTGCAGTCTATGGAACTTTTATCTCCTACCATGTTCCCGAATGTTGCTGGTAACTATGTGGACTTGTCAAATCCCCCTGAACATGTAGGATTCCAACCACACCATCAGAGATCCCCAGTTTTCTCTGGCAGGAGCCGAATGATTCCTACGACCAATTCATTTGACTCTCCAAATGAACGTGGAAGGAGCCGAAGAAATGAAGTCAGTAGTAACCAGGCTGACAAGAAACAGTATGAACTTGATATAGATCGCATACTGCAAGGGGAAGATAACCGAACCACACTTATGATTAAGAATATACCTAACAA GTATACTTCAAAAATGCTTCTGGCTACAATTGACGAACACCATAAAGGAACTTATGATTTCATTTATCTACCAATTGATTTCAAG GTGTTTAATGGAAAGAAATGGGAGAAATTCAATAGTGAAAAGGTAGCATCACTTGCATATGCTCGCATACAAGGAAAAGCTGCTCTCGTTGCACATTTCCAGAATTCAAGCTTGATGAATGAGGATAAACGATGCCGACCCATTCTATTCAATACTGATGGCCCCAATGCTGGTGATCAG GTGCCTTTTCCATTGGGGCATAATGTCCGAACTAGAACTGGGATACCTAAAACCATTACACATGAGGAGAACGAGCAAGGATGTCTGCTAAGTTTGGCAAACAGGGAGGATCCCTTGAATGGGGATGCTTCATCAGGGTCTGGTAAGGAATCTGACTGA